ATCGGCCGGCTCGCGCGCGCCGCAGGCCGCCAGCACCAGTGCGACCAGCAGCCACCCGGCTGGTTTGTGGCACAGGCCATATCGATTCATAGGCATTGCAACCCTCCTCGTAGCGTTGGCTACACTGAGGACGGCTGCACGCCGCTGCGGGTTCCATTCGTTGGCCTGAGGCCTGTGCCACACCCCCGTTTACTTATTTGAGCCGCAGCCGCCATACCCCACGGCCATGGGTTGCGGCAAACAGCGTGCGCGCGGCCGGCGATACCGTAATGCCATACACCGCCACCGGCGGCAGCCCCGGCGCGGCGGTAACCCAGCTGGTGCTGCCCTTGGCCAGCCGCAGCACACCGAAATCGGTCGAGGCAAACAGGTCGCCGCTGTTGTAGTCGTGTACGACATCGGTAATCGGCTGATCGCCGATATCGAAGCTAAGGTCTTTCCATGTGGCCGTGCCCGTAGCCGGGTCGTACGTCACCTCGAACACGTGGCCGAGCGCGGTGCCGGCGGCGGTGGCGTAGGCGTTGTAGCCCGAGAACGAAACCCAGGCATGGTTCGGGTTGGTGCGATCGACCGCGACGCCACTGATGAAGCGCGTCGGCGTGCTGGCGCTGTCGATGCGCGTGAAGGCCACGCTGGCGGCATTGGCCGCATCAGCATTCTTGCTGACGAACAGCCGGCCGCGGCGCGTGGCAACCCACAGCGTGCCGCGGTCGCCGCGCGCGCGCTCAACCGCGACGACATACGAGCCGCCCTTGTCGGCGCCATACAGCGGACTGACCAGGTCGCCGGCTGTGCCCGCGCCCTCCGGCCCACCCAGCGGCTCCCAGTCGCCGCAGGCCACCGCAAAGTCGCCGGTCAGCTCGTTGCAGTGCTGCTCGAGGAACGCCTGGCTACCGCCGTTGTCTTTGGTGCGCCAGACATGCTGCAGGCCTACGAACCAGCTGCCGCTCACGCGCGGGTCGCTGATCAGCGGCACGTAGAACGACGAGGCCTCGCCGCTGGCCAGCAACGGGTCAGAGACCCAGTTCCAGCCGGTTGGGTCGTTGCCGCGGAAGTTCACATCGTGCTGCGGGTTATAGTATGAGTGCATGCGAATCTTCGGGTTACCGGCATCAATGCCCGACTGGCCACCATCGCCGCCGACCGACTCGAACCATGTCGGCGATCCGCTGAAGGCCCAGGTGCCGTTATCCTGCGTACCGCCGATCAGGTCGTTCGGCGCGTTGCGCGCATTGACCGACACGCTCTGGAACTGGAGCGTCGCCAACCCGTCGTTCAGGCTGTCGATCTGCACCGGCACCGCCTTCAGCCAGCTCAGGCAGTCGGCCAGGTCGGCGCCGGCCAGGCCGCGCGCAGCGCACAGGCTCGAGCGGTCGGTGTACTTGCCGTTGGTACGCACCACGCCGCCGTCCGAGCCAATGAAGGCCACACCGGAATCGTTCGGCGCAAACACGATCGCGTGCTGGTCGGGGTGCATACCCTCGGGTGGCGTGCGCGCGTCGTCGGTCATATCGGTGAAGCTCGCGCCGCCATCGGTCGAGCGCTGCACCGCGCGGCCATTCGAGCGCGGGTTGGGCGAACCGAACGCCACCAGCTCGCCATACTGCATCTGCCCGCCGATCCAGACTTCGTCGGGGTGGCCGGGCGGCGATGCCACGAACATATCGTATGAGCACTGCGCGCTACAGAAGTCGAACGAGGCGAAGCCGGCCTCGCCATTGGTCGGGTTCGAAAGCTCGATCCAGCCCGTGCCGCTGCCGGCCTGCGAGGCCAGCAGATCAGCCGCAGGCACATTCGCCTCATCGACGCGCCAGAGCGTCGCGCCGACTGTCGTGTTGCCCTGATCGTCGGCCTCCTGGGCCGAGCCGACGCCGAGGTAGATGCGCGTCGCAGCGCCCTTGGCCGTCACAGCGAAGCTGATCCGCTCACCCAGCGCATCCGGTGCGGCTGGCGCGAAGATCTGGTGGAACTCGGTGTTGCCGTCGAGGCGCGCCGAGCGCCGCCAGACCCCATAGTTGAACAGGCCGACGTAGAGCGTATCGGGGTCGCGCGGGTCGAGCGCAAGGTCGGTCACGCCGCCGCTAAAGAAATCCGACCCGTTGGCCGAGCCAGGGTTCACCACGTCGGCCTCCTGGCTGAAGGCCAATGTGAACGTGGCGCCGCCGTCGGTGCTTTCGTACAGCCCGATCTGCGGGGCATTGGGCGGGGTAAAGCGCCCGCCGCTGACCGACGACAAGCCATGGCGCGCGACCGCCGTGCCGATGTACAGGTGATTCGGATCGCTCGGGTCGACCACAATCGTCGAGATCGCGCGATCCTTGGCGGCGGCCAGGCTACCAGGCACCAGCTGCCAGCTGGCGCCCGCGTCGGTCGACTTATACAGCCCGACGCCGGCCTCCGAATCGCTCGATCCGTTCGGCTCGCCGGTGCCGACATACAGCGTCGTACCGCTGGCGTCGGTTGGGTCGATGATTACTGTGCCGATCGCGTTCGAGGGGATGCCATTCGACGACGGCTGCCAGGTTGGCTTGGCCGCCAGCGCGTTATTGCTCTTCCAGATGCCGCCGCCAGCCGCGCCAACGTACAGCGTACACTGCCCGGCCGCACAGGCCGGCCCAACTGCCAGCGCCGTGACGCGGCCGGAGTTGGTGGTGGGGCGGCCGGTGTAGGTCACCTCGCCGGGCACCAGCGGCGTGATCGGGCCAAGCTCCTTCCAGCTGGCGCCGGCCTGGAGCGCGGGGGCAGCCCCGGCATTCACGCCGCTGCGCCGCTCGACAGTACGATACGCCTGGGCCGCGGCCATGCTCTGGTCGAGGCTGATGAAATTGCTCGGGTAGGCGCGGTCATCATACGCCTCTTGCGCCGGCCCGGCCAGGATCTCGCGCGTGGCCTCGCCACCATGCTCGAACTTCTCGCGCACATAGGCGATCGGTAAGCGCGGGTTGCGCAGGCCGCGCTCGCGCATCAGCGTTGCGAAGCTCTCGCGCCCTGCGGGCGCGCCAGCCTGCCAGGCAATCACCAGCGCGCTGACGGTGATCAGGACGATTGCCACCATCCCACTGATAATCCGAACCATCCTTGGCTGCCGTAGATTCGACATAGCATTCCCCTTTGCGTGTTGATTGGCCAGAACAGGGCCTGTGTTGGGCACAAGGCATGGCGATCGAGCGCGCGTCCATCCAGGCCGCGCGCCCTTCATGGGCTACCGGGACGCAATGCCGGCAGGCCGGCACGGCACGTACTCACAGTGCGCTCTAGCAAGACTGGATGCATAGGTACAGGTGGTGGGAGGAGGCTGCGTCGCCCACGAAGCTCTCTGGAGAGACCCGCGGTTCGGGTAGCTCCAGCATGGTGATTAGGTCAAGTTCAGCGTAGCGGGCCGCGCCGGGCGGCAGCCACCGCACTCCCGCGCGACGCCCGCTCGTGCCGGCTGGCATGGTGCAGCATCAACCTGACCACAACATAATTCGATGGTATAGTATGATTCTGGTTGGGCCTACTATAGCACGCGGCGATCGGAAGATCAAGCGCGACGCCGCGCGCTGCCCAGGGTAGCCTAACCATAACCAAACCTATGCTTGTCTTCACCGCGCACAGATGCTATACTCATCCACGGTCGGCTTGAGCAGAAGAAGATCGTGAAAACAACCTTTTACCTGATCCGCCACGGCGAAACCGATTGGAACGTGACCGGGCGCTGGCAGGGTCACGCCGACATACCGCTCAACGCGATCGGCCGTGCCCAGGCGCGCCGGCTGGCCGCGCGGGTGCGCGACCAGGGGCCGCTCTTCGACGCTCTGTTCAGCAGCGATCTGCAGCGCGCCTGGGAGACGGCCGCGACCCTGGCCGATGCGATCGACCTGGCGCCCCAGCCGCTGCCGCAACTGCGCGAGATCGATGTTGGTAGCTGGAGCGGCCTGACCGGCACACAGGTGCGCGCGCGCGACGGCGAAACCTACGAGCGCATCCAGTCGGGCGAAGACCTGGCGCGCGGCGGCGGCGAGCGCTTCCTCGACCTGTACACACGCGTGGTCGCGGCGATCGAGCAGCTGGCCGACGAGCAGGGCCAGAAGCAGATCGCGGTGGTGACGCACGGCGGCCCCGTACGCGCGCTGCTGCTGCACGCCGCCCGCGACAAGCGCGGCGTCAACCCGTACCGCCTGCACATCGGCAATACCGCCATCACCGTGGTGACGCGCGAGGCCGGCCGCTGGGATTTCGGGCCGATCAACGATATGGCGCACCTCGAGGCCAGCCCACAAGCGCACGACATGATGTCGGCCCCACCCGACGACACCGAGCGCCCCTGATAATGTTTTGCGTTCAAAACTCACAGCAGCTACGCGGTGGCCCGCAGTGAGGCAATTTCTACCTTCGCCAGAGTGGTACTACATCTTTTGGTTTTCGGTTTTTACGCTCGTACAGCGCAAAAACCGAAAACAGAAGAACAGAAACGTACCATGCTACCGTAGGCAAAATCGCCGACTGCGTTAGTACTGTAAACTCATAACTCATAACTGTATGGATGACCGCTACACGATCGATACCCCCGAGAATATCGAGTTTGCCTACGAAATCGCCGGGATTGGCTCGCGCTTTCTGGCGGCGATCGTCGATACCCTGCTGATCGGCATCGCCGAGGTGGTGATTGTGCTGCTGATCAGCCTGATCCTCGCTTCGACCGAGCGCTTTGCCGATACCGCCGGCAGCCTGCTGCTGGCGGCCGGCACGCTGCTGGCCTTCATTGTGCTGTGGGGCTACTACATTGCCTTCGAGCTGCTGTGGAACGGCCAGAGCCCCGGCAAGCGCCTGATTGGCCTGCGCGTGGTGCGCGAGGGCGGCCGCCCGGTCACCTTCGTCGGCTCGGCCATCCGCAACCTCATCCGCATCGCCGATTTCCTGCCGGCGTTCTACGGCATTGGTGTGGTGGTGATGTTCATCGATCGGCGCGCGCGGCGGCTGGGCGACCTGGCCGGTGGAACGCTAGTTGTTAAAGAGCGCCGCGGGATTACGCTCGATAGCCTGACCGCGCCAGGCGCCGCGCCGCTGCCCAGCCCGCACGATCCGGGCACGCCAGCCATACCGAATATCGATCTGGTCAGCGACCAGGAGTACACGCTGGTGCAGGAATTCTTGCGGCGGCGCAGCGAGCTTGGGCGCGAGCCGCGCGCGCGCCTGGGCACGCAGCTGGCGGCCGGCCTCCAGGCACGCCTGAGCCTTCCGGCGATCGGCGATCCCGAGCAATTTCTCCAGGAAGTCGTGCGCAGCTACCAACAGCTCAAGCGCCAGCAGCCCGAGCTTTAGCGTACACCGCGCGGGGCTAAAGCCGCCGCGCCC
The sequence above is drawn from the Candidatus Kouleothrix ribensis genome and encodes:
- a CDS encoding exo-alpha-sialidase is translated as MSNLRQPRMVRIISGMVAIVLITVSALVIAWQAGAPAGRESFATLMRERGLRNPRLPIAYVREKFEHGGEATREILAGPAQEAYDDRAYPSNFISLDQSMAAAQAYRTVERRSGVNAGAAPALQAGASWKELGPITPLVPGEVTYTGRPTTNSGRVTALAVGPACAAGQCTLYVGAAGGGIWKSNNALAAKPTWQPSSNGIPSNAIGTVIIDPTDASGTTLYVGTGEPNGSSDSEAGVGLYKSTDAGASWQLVPGSLAAAKDRAISTIVVDPSDPNHLYIGTAVARHGLSSVSGGRFTPPNAPQIGLYESTDGGATFTLAFSQEADVVNPGSANGSDFFSGGVTDLALDPRDPDTLYVGLFNYGVWRRSARLDGNTEFHQIFAPAAPDALGERISFAVTAKGAATRIYLGVGSAQEADDQGNTTVGATLWRVDEANVPAADLLASQAGSGTGWIELSNPTNGEAGFASFDFCSAQCSYDMFVASPPGHPDEVWIGGQMQYGELVAFGSPNPRSNGRAVQRSTDGGASFTDMTDDARTPPEGMHPDQHAIVFAPNDSGVAFIGSDGGVVRTNGKYTDRSSLCAARGLAGADLADCLSWLKAVPVQIDSLNDGLATLQFQSVSVNARNAPNDLIGGTQDNGTWAFSGSPTWFESVGGDGGQSGIDAGNPKIRMHSYYNPQHDVNFRGNDPTGWNWVSDPLLASGEASSFYVPLISDPRVSGSWFVGLQHVWRTKDNGGSQAFLEQHCNELTGDFAVACGDWEPLGGPEGAGTAGDLVSPLYGADKGGSYVVAVERARGDRGTLWVATRRGRLFVSKNADAANAASVAFTRIDSASTPTRFISGVAVDRTNPNHAWVSFSGYNAYATAAGTALGHVFEVTYDPATGTATWKDLSFDIGDQPITDVVHDYNSGDLFASTDFGVLRLAKGSTSWVTAAPGLPPVAVYGITVSPAARTLFAATHGRGVWRLRLK
- a CDS encoding RDD family protein, which translates into the protein MDDRYTIDTPENIEFAYEIAGIGSRFLAAIVDTLLIGIAEVVIVLLISLILASTERFADTAGSLLLAAGTLLAFIVLWGYYIAFELLWNGQSPGKRLIGLRVVREGGRPVTFVGSAIRNLIRIADFLPAFYGIGVVVMFIDRRARRLGDLAGGTLVVKERRGITLDSLTAPGAAPLPSPHDPGTPAIPNIDLVSDQEYTLVQEFLRRRSELGREPRARLGTQLAAGLQARLSLPAIGDPEQFLQEVVRSYQQLKRQQPEL
- a CDS encoding histidine phosphatase family protein; its protein translation is MKTTFYLIRHGETDWNVTGRWQGHADIPLNAIGRAQARRLAARVRDQGPLFDALFSSDLQRAWETAATLADAIDLAPQPLPQLREIDVGSWSGLTGTQVRARDGETYERIQSGEDLARGGGERFLDLYTRVVAAIEQLADEQGQKQIAVVTHGGPVRALLLHAARDKRGVNPYRLHIGNTAITVVTREAGRWDFGPINDMAHLEASPQAHDMMSAPPDDTERP